The Peribacillus sp. FSL P2-0133 genome has a segment encoding these proteins:
- a CDS encoding cupin domain-containing protein, whose translation MDQNVILNKKSIIEERVFEIDKIAKFDSDAPQKNYFYETDKTVGAVWCLEPEQEVFLHSHSNVDDIWVCIEGEGTYFPDLENEITIRKGMVVLAKPNQIHGMRNTGNSRFMFVGFAAGALPMDITRY comes from the coding sequence ATGGACCAGAATGTAATTTTGAACAAAAAGTCGATAATAGAGGAAAGAGTTTTTGAAATCGATAAAATAGCAAAATTCGATTCGGATGCACCACAAAAAAATTATTTCTATGAAACGGATAAAACTGTTGGGGCAGTTTGGTGTCTTGAACCTGAGCAGGAAGTATTTTTACACTCCCATTCGAATGTTGATGACATTTGGGTTTGCATTGAGGGGGAAGGAACATACTTTCCTGATTTAGAGAATGAGATTACGATCAGAAAAGGAATGGTAGTATTGGCCAAGCCTAATCAAATTCATGGAATGCGTAATACAGGAAACAGTCGATTCATGTTTGTAGGCTTTGCTGCAGGGGCATTGCCTATGGATATAACAAGATATTAG
- the allE gene encoding (S)-ureidoglycine aminohydrolase has product MGYPKDLLASRSIIEHGKYALIAPEGLVNNVVPGFENCIISILGSPKLGASFVDYIVTMQKDGRNSEGFGGQEDVETFVYVIEGKIKAAAGEQEFVLDESGYLYCPPGTKMYLENQLDGDSKLFLYKQKYRPLEGRRPWVYSNHANKIEFRIYDDMHNVHLKDLLPADIDFDMNFHILSFDPAASHPFIETHVQEHGAYLLSGEGMYNLDNQWVPVKKGDYIFMGPYVHQAAYAVGRENLTYVYSKDCNRDASL; this is encoded by the coding sequence ATGGGTTATCCTAAAGATTTATTAGCAAGCAGATCAATAATTGAGCACGGTAAATATGCTTTAATTGCACCTGAAGGATTGGTTAATAATGTTGTTCCGGGATTTGAGAATTGTATCATTTCCATTTTGGGTTCTCCAAAGCTTGGAGCAAGCTTTGTCGATTACATTGTGACAATGCAAAAGGACGGAAGGAACAGCGAGGGGTTTGGCGGACAAGAAGATGTAGAGACATTTGTATATGTTATTGAAGGAAAAATAAAAGCTGCTGCAGGTGAACAAGAGTTTGTCCTCGATGAAAGCGGTTATTTATACTGTCCGCCAGGAACAAAAATGTATTTAGAAAACCAATTGGATGGAGATTCTAAACTATTCCTATATAAGCAGAAGTATCGTCCACTTGAAGGACGGAGGCCATGGGTTTATTCAAACCATGCGAACAAAATTGAATTCAGGATTTATGATGATATGCATAATGTCCATCTTAAAGATCTTTTGCCTGCTGATATAGATTTTGATATGAATTTTCATATTCTATCCTTTGATCCTGCTGCATCTCATCCGTTCATCGAAACACATGTGCAAGAACATGGCGCCTACTTACTCTCGGGAGAAGGGATGTATAATCTGGATAATCAGTGGGTTCCTGTAAAGAAAGGAGATTACATTTTTATGGGTCCATATGTACATCAAGCAGCCTATGCGGTAGGAAGAGAAAATTTAACATATGTTTACTCTAAAGATTGTAATCGTGATGCATCCTTGTAA